Below is a window of Tolypothrix bouteillei VB521301 DNA.
AACTAGGTTCTAAGGGAGTCGTTTGTGCAACAGCACAAACAACCTTTTTCGTACCTGCATTTCCAGTCCGCACCGTTGACACAACTGCTGCAGGGGATGCATTCAATGGTGGTTTAGCCGCAGCACTTCACCAAGGGCTTTCCTTACATCAAGCAGTGATTTGGGGTGCAGCCGCAGGTGCGATCGCCGCCACAAAACCGGGCGCACAGCCTTCACTTCCCGATAAAATAACGTTTGATACTTTTTTAATGGCTAATAGCTAATGGCTGATGGCTAATGGCTAATGGCTGATGGCTGATGGCTGATGGCTGATGGTGAGTCCAGCTCTTGCGGGCATAGCAGAAGGCAACGCGGAGTGTGTGCCTTGCACACAGCGTCTCCGTAAGGAAATACCCGAAGGGCTAATGGCTAATGGCTAATAGTTAATACAATTAGCAATTAGCAATTAGCCATTAGCAATTAGCAATTAACATTATGCTCGTATTAATGGATCACGATGGTGGTGTAGATGATTATTTAGCAACTATGTTGCTCATGACGATGGATAACGTGCAGCCTCTTGGCATCGTTGTTACTCCAGCCGATTGCTACGCGGAACCGGCTGTCAGTGCTACGCGTAAAATTCTAGATCTCATGGGATGCTCTCACGTTCCCGTTGCTGAAAGCACTGTACGTGGTATCAATCCTTTTCCCCGTCTCTATCGCCGCGATTCATTTATTGTTGACCATTTTCCAATCCTCAATCAAAACGAAACTATTTCTACACCCTTACTAGCAGAATCCGGTCAAGATTTTATGATACGGATGCTGCGAGAGTCTTCCGAACCTGTCACGTTAATGGTCACTGGTCCTTTAACGAATGTAGCTCATGCACTCGATACAGCACCAGAAGTGGAGGCAAAAATTCAACGTATTGTTTGGATGGGAGGTGCGCTGAATGTTTCTGGAAATGTGGAAAAAAATTGGGAACCGGGACAAGATGGTTCTGCCGAATGGAATGCCTACTGGGACCCGATTTCTGTTGCCAGAGTGTGGCGATCGCAAATTGAAATTATCATATGTCCCCTAGATTTAACCAACGACGTACCCGTAACATCGGACATAGTCTACAAGATGGGG
It encodes the following:
- a CDS encoding nucleoside hydrolase, which gives rise to MNIMLVLMDHDGGVDDYLATMLLMTMDNVQPLGIVVTPADCYAEPAVSATRKILDLMGCSHVPVAESTVRGINPFPRLYRRDSFIVDHFPILNQNETISTPLLAESGQDFMIRMLRESSEPVTLMVTGPLTNVAHALDTAPEVEAKIQRIVWMGGALNVSGNVEKNWEPGQDGSAEWNAYWDPISVARVWRSQIEIIICPLDLTNDVPVTSDIVYKMGKQRQHPVSDLAGQCYALVIPQDYYFWDVLATAYLAHPEFYELREWETEIVTVGLSQGRTKVVSGGRKIYAMDEVDKEAFYSYILQQWAR